The genomic window tgtgtgtgtgtgtgtgtgtgtgtgtgtgtgtgtgtgtgtgtgtgtgtgtgtgtgtgtgcgcgcgggctgTGCTATTGTAGTTAAAAGGACCAAAACGAAAATATAGAGTCCGTTAACACCACTCTCCCTAAAAAAATCAAGGGGTGTTTGGCACGAAGACCTCGCACTGTAGGAACATGTGTTAGCATATACTCTGATTTCTCCTGGCTAGCTGTGTtcatgtttttgtctcttttttctagcTGTGTTTACGGCCCGAGGTCAGGTGGCACGTGTTATGCGGTCGGCTTGGCCCTGCTGTTCTCCTATTTTGATGGAGGCTCTTGATAGTTTGCGAAGGTCAGGGGATCAGGGCAAGTGCCTGAGTGCAGGAGAGCGATAAACATCTTTCTCAGCGTTTTtgcctctgtcttttcctttattcAAATCCACTTCTCTGTCTCGGgaacaaagaaaaatggaaacgaagacggaaatgaaagtaagaaaggcaaaaatacaaagaaaatatggTTATCTTTTGAGTTTGATTGATTTTCATATAATTTAGTTCAtgtgtatcatttttatttctatttgaaaTGAACATCAGCAATATAATCCTGGAATTTAAATTTGAAACCGTATTCCCTATCCTCGCATTTTCAGTGGTTTAGGCCCGTGATTTTATGCCAGCGGTCACTACTGCAATATACATAACCGTCGCCAGCTGTGCCACAGTACAATGTATTTGTGCCACGTGAGTAACCATTTGTCATGACGAAGCTGAGTAAGGATGAGGTAAGATCATGTCTATGTGTAAAGTCAACGAAAATTCGCGTGACTGAAGCCTCGAAACCCGCACTATGGTATGCACTACATGATATTCGAAGCAATTTTCGGGCCTTGCTCGAAGGGGGTTTGTGAGCTCACTCTGCGTTGTCTGGAGGACGGTGTAGGCACTCCTTTACTTGGCGGGAAAATATGCTTTTCAATTCCCGAttatttaaaagatatatattttctattcatttttcttttattttctttccctccttggaACGTGGTTTATGCCTTTTTTTTACTAAGTTAGATATTGTAAGATTGAATTATTCCTATTTATTTTAAAGACAGTTTATTTGCTCAtaccttgtgtatgtatgtatatacaaaaaatatgtgtgcgaatatatgtatatatatatatatatatatatatatatatatatatatatatatatatatatatatgtatatatatatatatatatatatatgtgtgtgtgtgtgtgtgtgtgtgtgtgtgtgtgtgtgtgtgtgtgtgtgtgtgtgtgtgtgtgtgtgtgtatgtatatatatatataaatatatatatatatatacaaatatatatatatatatatatatatatatatatatatatatatatatttatatatgtatacatatatatatatatatataaatatgtatgtatatatacatatatatatacatatatatatatatgtatatatgtatatatatatatatatatatgtatatatatgtatatacatatatatatatatatatatatatatatatatatatatatatatatattcgcacacacacacacatatatacacatactgatgtatatacatacatacacaagataTGAGCAAACAAActgtctttgatatatatatatatatatatatatatatatatatatatatatatatatatatatatatatatatatacatatacatatatatatatatgtatatatatatatacatatatatatacatatatataatataaatatatatatatatatatatatatatatatatatatatatatatatatatatatatatatatatatctgtgtgtgtgtgtgtgtgtgtgtgtgtgtgtgtgtgtgtgtgtgtgtgtgtgtgtgtgtgtgtgtgtgtgtgtgtgtgtgtgtatatatatatattcatttatttatatatatatatatatatatatatatatatatatatatatatatatatatatatatatattcatttatatatatatatatatatatatatatatatatatatatatatatatatatatatgtgtatatatatatatatatatatatatatacatttatatagataaatgaatagataaataaataaatatatatatatgtatatatatgtatatatatatatatatatatatatatatatatatatatatatgcatatatatgtatatataatacatatgtatatacatatgcatatacacactaaacacacacatacatatttaagtacatataatacacatatatgtgtaatgtagccacttggggggcaagccagcccaACTGAGTGCCGGTCACAAGCCCGGATAAATGCAGAGTGTTGCTGGACGGTTAGGGCATCCGCGGCGTAAAATAAAAACCGCTCCAAACCAACATGACAGAAGCTGAAAGAATATTGGCCCTCAGTCCCCGGCAGCCCTTAAATGGGCAGAGGGTGCTAAGAATATCCGGTTTTGCAGGGAGAGGTGAAATGCCTAACTCCACTCAAATTCAAGCCGTTAAAGTCGGCAGCCTTAATGTTGGCACAAtgtcaggaaaggggagggaggttgtggatctcatggagagaagaaagttggAGGTACTTTGCCCACAGGAAACACGATGGAGGGGGAATAAGGCCCGAGAGCTGGGGAGAGGCTTTAAGCTTTTCTACAGTGgagcagatggaagaggaaggaatggagttggaataatcctgagtcccaatcataaagaaaacgtcatcagtgtctggagaaagaatgaccgaataatgttgattaaactaattatcggaaatacaatcattaatataatgagtgtatatgcaccacaagtaggctgcgatgatgaagagaaagacaaattttggcaagacctagatagtatgtgcacagagataccggatgttgaaacagccttgattgctggcgatttcaatggtcacgtgggagagagaaactTGGCAATAGAGCGTGTCCATGGTAGATATGGGAGCGGGGCTGTAAATCCCAACGGAGAACGGCTAATTGACTTCGCAGTGGCATACGATCTGGCTATATTCAACACGTTCTTCTAAAAGAAGGATTACAATACATATGAAAGTGGAGGACAGGAAACACAATTGGACTACATATTATacaagagaagtaaaatgagTGAAGTCAGAAATTTTAAGGTAATTAAGGGAGAAACAGCTGCCAAACAACATAACCTGATTATTGGGGAGTTTAacattaaaagagggaggaaaggaaagaaaagggcaatacctaagatta from Penaeus vannamei isolate JL-2024 unplaced genomic scaffold, ASM4276789v1 unanchor4901, whole genome shotgun sequence includes these protein-coding regions:
- the LOC138861354 gene encoding uncharacterized protein, which codes for MTEAERILALSPRQPLNGQRVLRISGFAGRGEMPNSTQIQAVKVGSLNVGTMSGKGREVVDLMERRKLEVLCPQETRWRGNKARELGRGFKLFYTLIAGDFNGHVGERNLAIERVHGRYGSGAVNPNGERLIDFAVAYDLAIFNTFF